In the Paenibacillus sp. FSL H7-0357 genome, one interval contains:
- a CDS encoding nitric oxide synthase oxygenase, translating into MGNNDCGVLREDLIDQAESFIRLCYGELEKSEPEIFERMSAIREEVLQSGTYRHTEEELTHGARMAWRHNSRCIGRLFWHSLEVIDARGKETAEEVAEALLAHMERANNGGRIRPVMTVFRSGEDPAKVIRIWNHQLIRYAGYPGNAEDPRAGDPASDAFTSLCRKLGWQGTGGDFDLLPLVISIGDEQPCLFPIPKGIVQEVPLTHPEIERFPELGLRWYSVPIVSDMQLEIGGIRYTAAPFNGWYMETEIGSRNLGDTVRYNRLPAVADLLGLDRSTNTSLWKDRALLELNRAVLHSYKLAGVSIVDHHTAADQFVRFQEQEKQRGREVSGKWHWLIPPMSPSATPIWNDNKLKELNLSPRLVYQSSAYTGWLEEADGIQKGVLEDVQEGALEGTREGAQGVALEGTREGMQEGTQEGAQEGTRGGTYEGALKGAREGAQEGRRDGAGHTSSAAAAGLDIMEHQREETPAEPGHAAAEIACPFHHQQ; encoded by the coding sequence ATGGGGAATAATGACTGCGGAGTTTTGCGCGAAGACTTAATAGATCAGGCCGAATCGTTCATCCGGTTATGCTACGGGGAGCTGGAGAAATCCGAGCCTGAGATCTTTGAACGGATGTCGGCCATACGTGAAGAAGTGCTGCAAAGCGGTACCTATAGGCATACCGAAGAAGAGCTGACACATGGAGCAAGGATGGCGTGGCGGCATAACAGCCGCTGCATCGGGCGTCTGTTCTGGCATTCGCTCGAGGTGATTGATGCACGCGGGAAGGAAACCGCAGAGGAGGTAGCCGAAGCGCTGCTGGCCCACATGGAGCGGGCCAATAACGGAGGACGCATCCGTCCGGTGATGACTGTGTTCCGCAGCGGTGAAGATCCTGCGAAAGTGATCCGTATCTGGAATCATCAACTGATCCGTTATGCCGGGTATCCCGGGAATGCAGAAGATCCGCGCGCTGGCGACCCAGCGTCCGATGCTTTTACCTCGCTCTGCCGGAAGCTTGGCTGGCAAGGGACCGGCGGGGACTTCGATTTGCTGCCGCTCGTAATCAGTATCGGCGATGAACAGCCGTGCCTTTTCCCTATTCCTAAGGGAATCGTGCAGGAGGTACCGCTAACCCATCCGGAAATCGAACGTTTCCCGGAGCTTGGGCTGCGCTGGTATTCGGTGCCGATCGTTTCGGACATGCAGCTGGAAATTGGCGGGATCCGGTATACAGCTGCTCCTTTTAACGGCTGGTATATGGAAACGGAGATCGGCTCCCGCAATCTTGGTGATACCGTTCGCTATAACCGGCTGCCGGCTGTAGCGGATCTGCTTGGACTGGACCGTTCGACCAATACGTCACTGTGGAAGGATAGGGCGCTGTTGGAGCTTAACCGTGCCGTATTGCATTCCTACAAGCTGGCCGGAGTAAGCATAGTGGATCATCATACCGCTGCCGATCAGTTCGTCCGCTTTCAGGAGCAGGAAAAGCAGCGGGGGCGGGAAGTATCCGGCAAATGGCATTGGCTGATCCCGCCGATGTCACCCTCGGCTACGCCAATCTGGAATGACAACAAGCTGAAAGAGCTTAACCTCAGTCCGCGCCTGGTCTACCAAAGTTCTGCTTATACAGGGTGGCTGGAGGAGGCGGATGGTATACAAAAAGGTGTGCTGGAAGATGTGCAGGAGGGCGCGCTGGAGGGTACGCGAGAAGGTGCGCAGGGAGTGGCGCTGGAGGGTACGCGAGAAGGTATGCAGGAGGGTACGCAGGAGGGCGCGCAAGAAGGTACCCGAGGAGGTACGTATGAGGGGGCACTGAAAGGTGCGCGAGAAGGTGCTCAGGAAGGTAGGCGAGATGGCGCGGGGCATACCAGTTCTGCCGCTGCGGCGGGCTTGGACATCATGGAGCATCAGCGCGAAGAAACTCCTGCTGAACCTGGACATGCAGCTGCGGAGATAGCTTGCCCTTTTCACCACCAGCAATAG
- a CDS encoding SunI/YnzG family protein — protein MLGINVTQSDENLVIKWQLSKFEIPLSEIVEVTQDDTYGGSEKNAIRIGTPYGTTDRVVIKTQSIIYILFTSDAAAIIKKIEDLGNSES, from the coding sequence ATGTTAGGAATTAATGTTACACAATCGGATGAAAACCTCGTGATCAAGTGGCAGCTGTCAAAGTTTGAAATACCTCTTTCAGAGATTGTGGAGGTTACACAGGACGATACTTATGGCGGTTCTGAAAAAAATGCCATTCGAATCGGTACTCCTTACGGCACAACGGACAGGGTTGTCATTAAAACACAGTCCATTATTTATATTTTATTCACCTCGGATGCAGCGGCAATTATAAAAAAAATAGAGGATCTAGGGAATTCTGAAAGTTAA
- a CDS encoding putative quinol monooxygenase, translated as MSKYGMYAKFTAQPGKRDALAKILLESAAAAETVEECELYIINFSETEPDILWVTEVWSNPEAHAASLSLEATKAAIQRAMPLIAGVESTKLKPVGGKGLSFN; from the coding sequence ATGAGCAAATATGGGATGTACGCTAAATTTACTGCACAACCCGGCAAACGCGATGCTTTGGCAAAAATCTTGCTGGAAAGCGCGGCTGCTGCTGAGACTGTCGAGGAGTGTGAGCTTTACATCATCAATTTCTCGGAGACCGAACCGGATATTCTCTGGGTTACCGAGGTATGGAGCAATCCGGAGGCACATGCGGCCTCGCTCAGCCTGGAAGCTACCAAAGCGGCTATCCAGCGCGCCATGCCGCTGATTGCCGGTGTGGAGTCCACAAAGCTCAAGCCCGTAGGCGGCAAAGGGCTGTCGTTTAATTAA
- a CDS encoding EcsC family protein: protein MPETAEGLPRFETAAELQAALAVIVKWEKEQNKLMIWDRITRLPFKLLDKITPKVIHEKLGKLLDELGSYIQNGGNYLVAGRKVGSLLESSSRAAGGSEKGPFPLAVMDEAALKLSQSSRNVATAQGATTGFGGFFTLAADIPAILGLSLKVIQEIGLCYGYNPTDKAERIFTVKVMQFASSDIVGKRTILQELNLQAGGNGDITAGTNAAVSKIQGWKEVITVYRDNWGWKKMLQAVPVAGMFFGAYLNRKALEDVAEAARMLYRKRRIIARLAEME, encoded by the coding sequence ATGCCGGAAACTGCTGAAGGCTTGCCGCGCTTTGAAACGGCTGCGGAGCTGCAGGCCGCGCTTGCCGTAATTGTGAAATGGGAAAAAGAGCAGAACAAGCTGATGATTTGGGACCGGATCACCCGCTTGCCGTTCAAGCTATTGGACAAAATCACACCAAAGGTGATACACGAGAAGCTGGGCAAGCTGCTGGATGAACTGGGCAGTTATATCCAGAACGGGGGTAACTATCTGGTGGCTGGACGTAAGGTGGGCTCGCTCCTGGAGTCGTCCAGCCGTGCTGCCGGGGGAAGCGAGAAGGGACCGTTTCCGCTCGCTGTTATGGATGAAGCCGCGCTGAAGCTGAGTCAGAGCAGCCGGAATGTAGCAACGGCGCAAGGGGCTACAACCGGGTTCGGGGGTTTCTTCACGCTTGCTGCCGATATTCCCGCTATCTTGGGCCTGTCGCTGAAGGTCATTCAGGAAATCGGTCTATGCTATGGCTATAATCCAACGGACAAGGCGGAACGGATTTTTACGGTGAAGGTGATGCAGTTCGCGTCTTCGGATATTGTGGGGAAACGGACGATTTTGCAGGAGCTGAATCTGCAGGCCGGAGGCAACGGCGATATCACTGCCGGAACGAATGCTGCCGTCTCCAAGATCCAGGGCTGGAAGGAGGTTATTACGGTATACCGCGATAACTGGGGCTGGAAAAAGATGCTGCAGGCCGTTCCCGTCGCCGGGATGTTTTTTGGCGCATATCTTAACCGGAAGGCGCTGGAGGATGTGGCTGAGGCCGCGCGGATGCTGTACCGCAAGCGTAGAATTATCGCCAGGCTGGCTGAAATGGAATAG
- a CDS encoding DUF6033 family protein, protein MNISISRVQRSSIKRPPQSKIRDTAAAPSLGFSETLASVTAMTEEQAQKIRDIYDFTVSIETIPADDKDITKRGTSGSLQEVVVAPNILHLMSKDPSIKKKVYGYIDSYIHEDLKSLAQMEELHGVTVTGHSLIIHKDGTYTVWSASVASPGEVEKGRRIEADKLKEKAEQAHIAAVARNESELVMPEGCGKQPVTQPGEPALPAAIRALSSRDLLKLSLLIRNSKSDKRQ, encoded by the coding sequence ATGAACATTTCAATATCCAGAGTTCAGCGAAGCTCAATAAAAAGACCGCCGCAGTCCAAGATCAGGGATACCGCAGCAGCGCCCTCCCTTGGCTTCTCTGAAACCTTGGCTTCAGTTACGGCTATGACTGAGGAACAGGCGCAGAAGATTAGGGATATTTACGACTTTACAGTCAGTATCGAAACCATCCCGGCAGATGATAAGGACATTACCAAGCGAGGTACAAGCGGCAGCCTGCAGGAAGTGGTGGTGGCACCGAACATTCTGCATCTAATGAGCAAGGACCCTTCCATAAAGAAGAAGGTTTACGGTTATATTGATAGCTATATCCATGAAGATTTGAAGAGTCTGGCCCAGATGGAAGAGCTGCATGGGGTCACGGTGACAGGGCACAGTCTGATTATACACAAAGATGGTACATATACGGTTTGGTCTGCATCAGTAGCTTCTCCCGGGGAAGTGGAGAAAGGCAGACGAATCGAGGCAGATAAGCTGAAGGAAAAAGCGGAGCAGGCACATATTGCTGCAGTAGCGCGGAATGAAAGCGAATTGGTCATGCCGGAGGGTTGCGGGAAGCAGCCTGTTACCCAGCCAGGGGAGCCAGCGCTTCCTGCAGCCATCAGAGCTTTGTCCTCCAGGGATTTGCTAAAGCTAAGTTTGCTGATCAGAAACAGCAAGTCAGACAAGAGGCAGTAG
- a CDS encoding FAD-binding protein has translation MRKLSITKMFMLSLCLVMILSIIGGCSGNSSEPAASEQPSASPEATQPTADSGEIPASFKAGTYKAEADGKDGKVQVEVTLDAAQKITDIQVVSQNETAGIGVEAINKVKEEIIAGQTLAIDAVSGASESSTAILTAVEDALKQAGGNVEAFKSRTVAKAGEGKTEQLAADVVVVGAGASGVSAAVSAADKGAKVIIIEKTATIGGASNLSWAGKFYNSSAAVSSGLKISVEKEISDWIVNNHWRVDAAAIRQYVTKSGDTYDWLNQKGYKTTFINFAGEQLHMLPAYETRQDLLRAMLAESVEKKGGQVITETTAKKLITGSNGEVTGVVAEKADGTTLEITGKSIVMATGGYAANKEMVKEAFGFEGVNGGLGQNIGEGLEMSWAAGAKVPDNFGGQMLHQTLARATEKLKTQYEPFEASYPLMLSYLPNFMNVGSSGARFRDEAATLTAVAAANTSAFNGAYHYVIVSKSQIDALKAKGMNGVQAPSLPGMPPEFYATFAKQFTLENPWKDADKVFDSMVENGDGYKGSTIEELAKNAGMDAAVFAEAFSKYQEATKTGVDTEFGKAKDYLLPMGESGPYYAIIAEINNLGSVGGLLVNTQFQVLNDKRVPVKGLYAVGLESEGVLFNDTYVGNGVGIGYSFTSGRLGGEDAASSALEK, from the coding sequence ATGCGAAAGTTATCCATCACCAAAATGTTCATGTTATCGCTGTGCCTGGTTATGATCCTGTCGATCATCGGAGGCTGCAGCGGCAATTCGAGTGAACCGGCCGCTTCGGAGCAGCCGTCTGCATCGCCTGAAGCGACGCAGCCAACAGCCGATTCGGGTGAAATCCCGGCTTCTTTCAAAGCGGGAACCTACAAGGCGGAAGCTGATGGCAAAGACGGCAAGGTTCAGGTGGAAGTTACACTGGACGCAGCCCAGAAGATTACGGACATTCAGGTCGTAAGCCAGAATGAGACGGCAGGCATCGGCGTTGAAGCTATCAATAAAGTGAAGGAAGAAATCATAGCCGGCCAAACCTTGGCCATCGATGCAGTGAGCGGAGCTTCCGAATCCAGCACAGCGATCCTGACTGCTGTTGAAGATGCGCTGAAGCAGGCAGGCGGCAATGTGGAAGCCTTCAAATCCAGAACTGTGGCCAAAGCCGGCGAAGGCAAAACAGAACAGCTGGCCGCCGATGTTGTCGTTGTAGGCGCGGGAGCCTCTGGCGTGTCTGCGGCGGTATCCGCAGCGGATAAAGGCGCAAAGGTCATTATTATCGAGAAGACGGCAACGATCGGCGGAGCGAGCAATTTATCCTGGGCGGGTAAATTCTACAATTCATCGGCTGCCGTCAGCAGCGGGCTTAAGATCAGTGTGGAGAAAGAAATCTCCGACTGGATCGTCAATAACCATTGGCGTGTGGACGCGGCGGCGATCCGCCAGTATGTGACGAAGTCCGGGGATACCTATGATTGGCTGAATCAAAAAGGCTACAAAACCACCTTTATCAATTTCGCAGGTGAACAGCTGCATATGCTTCCGGCCTACGAGACCCGCCAGGACCTGCTCCGGGCGATGCTGGCAGAATCGGTGGAGAAAAAAGGCGGACAGGTCATCACAGAAACTACAGCCAAGAAGCTGATTACAGGCAGTAATGGAGAAGTGACCGGTGTAGTAGCCGAGAAGGCAGACGGTACAACGCTGGAGATTACCGGCAAAAGCATCGTGATGGCCACCGGCGGTTATGCCGCCAACAAGGAAATGGTTAAGGAAGCCTTCGGGTTTGAGGGCGTAAACGGCGGACTTGGCCAGAATATCGGCGAAGGCCTGGAAATGTCCTGGGCTGCCGGGGCCAAGGTTCCTGATAACTTCGGCGGACAAATGCTGCACCAGACGCTGGCCAGAGCAACAGAGAAGCTGAAGACACAATATGAGCCGTTTGAGGCCAGCTACCCGCTGATGCTCTCCTACCTGCCGAACTTCATGAATGTAGGTTCGTCCGGGGCGAGATTCAGAGACGAAGCGGCTACGCTTACTGCAGTAGCAGCTGCTAATACTAGTGCATTTAACGGTGCCTATCATTATGTGATTGTCTCCAAGTCACAGATCGACGCTTTGAAGGCTAAAGGGATGAACGGTGTACAAGCACCTAGTCTGCCGGGAATGCCGCCGGAATTCTATGCAACATTTGCGAAGCAGTTCACGCTGGAGAACCCTTGGAAGGATGCGGACAAAGTCTTTGACTCCATGGTAGAGAATGGAGATGGCTATAAAGGCAGCACCATTGAAGAGTTGGCTAAAAATGCCGGAATGGACGCGGCTGTATTCGCAGAGGCCTTCAGCAAATACCAGGAAGCGACCAAGACAGGCGTGGATACTGAATTCGGCAAAGCGAAGGACTATCTGCTTCCTATGGGAGAAAGCGGCCCGTACTATGCGATTATTGCCGAGATCAACAACTTGGGCTCTGTCGGCGGATTGCTCGTCAATACCCAGTTCCAGGTGTTGAACGACAAACGTGTGCCTGTTAAAGGTCTGTACGCTGTCGGACTGGAGTCGGAAGGCGTGTTGTTCAACGATACCTATGTGGGTAACGGTGTCGGCATCGGCTATTCATTCACTTCCGGCCGTCTTGGCGGGGAAGATGCTGCCAGTAGCGCCTTGGAGAAATGA
- a CDS encoding MerR family transcriptional regulator — translation MKYSIGEFASILGITADTLRLYEKHDIVRPMKDHHNNYRYFDDLDARNLLSSRWYRSMQIPLQDVAELINDAPSEQVVESIAAAQLQLEAEIRRSTMLLNKINEIHKELKVISHSFYKCRIKQLPGIYRIQQTNKNHLLQKDCLKRTVQAWMELLPFTFYSFRIENTESIYGSAELDYSWGLALLEEDQEKLEVGLNESVEYLQPATCISSVIATSCEEYIERSAFQFMLDYAEEHRYAITGDIIGKILFTERRSGTNKTYLEINIPI, via the coding sequence ATGAAATATTCAATCGGGGAGTTCGCATCCATTCTGGGGATAACGGCTGATACGCTGCGGCTGTATGAGAAGCATGATATTGTCAGACCAATGAAGGATCATCATAACAACTACCGTTATTTTGATGATTTGGATGCCCGGAATCTGTTGTCCAGCCGGTGGTACCGCAGTATGCAGATTCCGCTTCAGGATGTCGCCGAGCTGATTAATGATGCGCCTTCGGAGCAGGTAGTGGAGTCGATCGCCGCCGCGCAGCTGCAATTGGAAGCGGAAATCAGGCGCAGCACGATGCTGCTGAACAAGATCAATGAGATCCATAAGGAGCTGAAGGTGATCAGCCATTCTTTCTATAAGTGCCGGATCAAGCAGCTGCCGGGAATATACAGAATCCAACAGACGAACAAAAATCATTTGCTGCAGAAGGATTGCCTGAAAAGAACGGTCCAAGCCTGGATGGAGCTGTTGCCCTTTACGTTCTATTCCTTCCGGATTGAAAATACGGAAAGTATCTACGGGAGCGCGGAGCTGGATTATAGCTGGGGTTTGGCTTTGCTTGAGGAGGATCAGGAGAAGCTTGAGGTGGGCCTGAATGAAAGTGTTGAATATCTTCAGCCGGCGACCTGCATATCTTCGGTGATTGCTACCTCTTGTGAAGAGTACATCGAGCGGAGTGCTTTTCAATTCATGCTGGATTATGCCGAAGAGCACCGCTATGCCATCACGGGTGATATTATCGGAAAAATTCTGTTCACGGAACGAAGGAGCGGAACGAATAAAACCTATCTGGAGATTAATATTCCTATCTAA
- a CDS encoding UvrB/UvrC motif-containing protein, translated as MNLTEKVAALPLSPGVYLMKDSLGHIIYVGKAKQLRKRVQSYFYNSKGHSPKVNRLVSNIRDLEYRVTDTEFEAFMLECQLIKEIKPMYNKKMKNPLAYTYITIRNDTAYRQLEVGYDPGQAENSLSFGPFTSRSTVERAVQGIKECQKILCSSPHAQRTLCLNHSLGLCIGMCGGGEALEKYNGIIDRIIALLNGEDTGILEDLERRMDEAAERYDFEAAAKYRDYVGAVQSLLQKEKVTRFTSENQNIVVLEPVNEQLLKLILIKGSRILFRAKLETGHPDMAQLQAGIQSAIAETFTQLTPEPPEAVNRHKIDEAQIIYSYLKSNSGSYILVPQELLHPEHQSSLRGAVRELLENYFGL; from the coding sequence ATGAATCTAACAGAAAAGGTGGCAGCCCTCCCTTTATCGCCCGGAGTCTATCTGATGAAGGACAGCCTCGGCCATATCATCTATGTCGGCAAAGCCAAGCAGTTGAGGAAAAGGGTGCAGTCCTACTTCTACAATTCCAAGGGGCATTCGCCCAAGGTAAACCGGCTGGTCAGCAACATCAGGGATCTTGAATATAGGGTGACCGATACGGAATTTGAAGCCTTTATGCTGGAGTGCCAGCTCATTAAGGAAATTAAGCCGATGTACAATAAAAAAATGAAAAATCCGCTCGCCTACACCTATATCACCATTCGCAATGATACCGCCTACCGGCAGCTCGAAGTGGGCTATGATCCAGGACAGGCTGAGAACAGCCTATCCTTTGGTCCCTTTACCAGCAGAAGCACGGTGGAACGGGCGGTGCAAGGCATTAAGGAATGTCAGAAGATCCTTTGCAGCAGTCCGCATGCCCAACGGACGCTCTGTCTCAACCATTCTCTGGGCCTATGCATCGGGATGTGTGGAGGCGGAGAAGCGCTGGAGAAATACAATGGCATTATCGACCGGATCATCGCCCTGCTGAATGGAGAGGACACGGGTATCCTTGAGGATCTGGAGCGGCGAATGGATGAGGCGGCGGAGAGATATGATTTCGAAGCGGCGGCCAAATATCGCGACTATGTCGGAGCTGTCCAGTCCCTGCTGCAGAAGGAGAAGGTTACCCGCTTCACGTCAGAGAACCAGAACATCGTCGTCCTGGAACCGGTGAACGAACAACTTCTAAAGCTTATTCTGATTAAAGGCAGCCGCATTCTCTTCCGGGCCAAGCTGGAAACCGGACATCCGGATATGGCGCAGCTGCAGGCCGGCATCCAATCCGCTATTGCTGAGACCTTCACCCAATTGACACCGGAACCGCCGGAAGCGGTCAACCGCCATAAAATTGACGAAGCTCAAATCATCTACAGCTATTTAAAAAGCAATTCCGGCAGCTATATCCTTGTTCCCCAGGAGCTGCTTCATCCAGAGCATCAATCGTCTCTTCGCGGGGCAGTGCGTGAACTGCTGGAGAATTATTTCGGGCTGTAA
- a CDS encoding S41 family peptidase, with product MLKLRSHRYIPKRLVEMLVEVYEEKELNLVMEDSYKEKKQALLNRRKISHLDFQQFVNSTTDSIYTQFNYFYPVKSFAKRKRMNEIKYDIKLHDILYIAFTSFNDESAAEIGSLLDKYAKMSYLILDLRNNSGGKLGACLKIARQLLPRCSMLILNYKEKQVIHQKINNEFYDFKKIFILVNPHTASCSEILALMLVQKLHNVHLIGEGTVKKTVTLHAVTNLKYHYHFSITDARWYVDHCDVHDLQSNIIPVETDGYMNQILKIIQGDD from the coding sequence ATGCTCAAACTCAGATCGCATCGCTATATTCCAAAGCGCCTGGTGGAGATGCTTGTCGAGGTATATGAAGAAAAGGAATTAAATTTGGTAATGGAGGATAGTTATAAAGAGAAAAAGCAGGCTCTATTGAACAGACGGAAGATCTCTCATTTGGATTTTCAGCAATTTGTGAATAGTACAACGGATTCGATATATACTCAATTTAATTACTTTTACCCAGTGAAATCATTCGCAAAGCGGAAAAGAATGAATGAGATAAAATATGATATCAAGCTGCATGATATTTTGTACATTGCGTTTACTAGTTTTAATGATGAGTCAGCAGCGGAGATTGGCAGCCTGCTTGATAAGTACGCTAAAATGAGTTATTTGATCCTGGATCTCAGAAATAACAGCGGTGGTAAATTAGGCGCTTGTCTAAAAATCGCCAGGCAGCTTCTTCCCAGATGTAGTATGTTGATCTTGAATTACAAGGAGAAGCAAGTAATACACCAAAAAATCAATAATGAATTTTATGATTTTAAAAAAATATTCATACTTGTAAACCCTCATACAGCAAGCTGTAGTGAAATATTGGCGTTGATGCTTGTCCAAAAACTGCACAACGTGCATTTAATTGGAGAGGGTACAGTGAAAAAGACAGTAACCCTGCATGCTGTAACCAATCTCAAGTATCACTATCATTTCTCGATAACGGATGCAAGATGGTATGTAGATCACTGTGATGTACACGACCTGCAGAGCAATATCATCCCTGTAGAAACGGACGGGTATATGAATCAGATATTGAAAATTATACAAGGAGATGATTGA
- a CDS encoding ABC transporter ATP-binding protein, which produces MEVKLIDVTKRIGEQEIISKINLHIHKGSVFSIVGPNGAGKTTIIRMILNLYNTTEGKVLVNNVDVSSKEYTSVRKKIGFLLDNIGLFKDLSCWDNLEFFDRIYYPSAKYPERSERIGRLLKKVDLYDKRSDKISFFSRGMKQRLAIARALINEPELLILDEPSRGLDVEGRMLLKEFIQELTGKGCTIIFNSHDLNELQEVCSHVAFLKKGNILHVNTYNELEKAYSDNTYVLKSEDNNQLINKLKSQPFVLSCKLIEDGVFVQLKDEANYLSRWIVSDNVEILEMKRVNNDLKHLYNKIINE; this is translated from the coding sequence ATGGAAGTCAAATTAATAGATGTTACAAAAAGGATAGGCGAACAAGAGATTATTAGCAAAATTAATCTTCACATTCATAAGGGGTCCGTATTCTCTATTGTAGGGCCAAATGGCGCCGGGAAAACAACGATTATTAGAATGATTTTGAATTTGTACAACACAACCGAGGGTAAAGTGCTGGTTAATAATGTTGATGTTTCTTCTAAGGAATATACTTCAGTCAGAAAAAAAATAGGTTTCCTGCTGGACAATATCGGCCTGTTTAAAGATCTGAGTTGTTGGGATAATCTGGAGTTCTTTGATCGCATTTACTACCCTTCGGCAAAATATCCGGAAAGATCAGAAAGAATAGGACGGCTGCTGAAAAAGGTTGACTTGTATGATAAAAGATCTGATAAGATTTCATTTTTCTCCAGGGGTATGAAACAAAGACTGGCTATTGCCCGTGCACTCATTAATGAACCGGAATTATTGATTTTAGACGAACCTAGTAGAGGGCTTGATGTAGAAGGCAGAATGCTCCTTAAGGAGTTTATCCAAGAGCTTACAGGCAAAGGATGTACCATTATTTTTAATTCACATGATCTTAACGAATTGCAGGAGGTATGCTCGCATGTGGCATTTCTCAAAAAGGGGAACATTCTTCATGTGAATACATACAACGAACTTGAGAAAGCATACTCAGACAACACATATGTTCTAAAATCAGAAGATAATAATCAACTGATAAACAAACTAAAGAGCCAGCCTTTTGTTCTATCCTGCAAATTGATAGAGGATGGGGTATTTGTTCAACTAAAGGATGAAGCAAATTATTTATCCCGATGGATTGTGAGTGATAATGTAGAAATTCTGGAAATGAAGAGAGTGAATAATGATCTGAAGCACTTGTACAATAAAATTATTAATGAGTAA
- a CDS encoding radical SAM protein: MNYKYFNLYPECYLEVGEKNSVIHNLLQERMVVLDEESTQLLLKCEKNELVSTDEKLVKELSNMGWGFFSDTKIFIDKLRTVNVFNQKKFWKDTPVISSAVLQLTNQCNLDCSFCSSAFCPMCIKLENNTNDMRVEDWYKLIDELNFFGVTNLVLTGGEPAIFPQVVDIVNYGLNKQINITISTNGLIKINELPLETHLYINLFDSADLGQVTTNYDSYDNVTIALIDIDFLPVAIKQSWRSVRTSLQNPVIKESSIIKTGMNKFFIKKMNDWCLSGRVTICHNGDVISCLGKQDEVVGNVNKMGISSILKILVEEYWNKPVYTKDTSGKCIRCEFKYACNACNKVNIEKSCEYNLEAGLWKSN, translated from the coding sequence TTGAACTATAAATATTTTAATTTGTACCCTGAATGTTACTTGGAAGTAGGGGAGAAGAACTCAGTCATTCACAATCTATTGCAAGAAAGAATGGTAGTGCTGGATGAAGAGAGTACCCAGCTACTGTTGAAATGTGAAAAAAATGAATTGGTTAGCACCGATGAGAAACTGGTTAAGGAATTAAGCAATATGGGCTGGGGGTTTTTCTCAGATACCAAAATCTTTATAGATAAATTGAGAACGGTTAATGTTTTTAATCAAAAGAAGTTTTGGAAGGACACTCCGGTAATCAGCTCTGCAGTATTACAACTGACTAATCAGTGTAATCTTGACTGCAGTTTTTGTAGTAGCGCTTTTTGTCCAATGTGTATAAAATTAGAAAATAATACCAACGACATGAGGGTTGAGGATTGGTATAAACTCATTGACGAGCTTAACTTTTTTGGAGTAACGAATTTAGTGTTAACAGGGGGAGAACCGGCTATTTTTCCTCAGGTGGTTGACATTGTTAATTACGGATTGAATAAACAGATCAATATCACCATAAGTACCAATGGCCTGATTAAAATTAATGAACTGCCGCTGGAGACCCATTTATATATTAATCTGTTTGATTCAGCAGACCTTGGGCAAGTCACAACTAATTACGATTCATATGACAACGTCACTATTGCATTAATAGATATAGATTTTTTGCCGGTGGCCATCAAACAATCATGGAGGAGTGTGAGAACTTCCTTACAAAATCCGGTGATTAAAGAGAGCTCCATTATTAAAACGGGCATGAATAAATTTTTCATAAAGAAAATGAATGACTGGTGCTTAAGCGGCAGAGTAACCATTTGTCATAATGGGGATGTCATAAGCTGTTTAGGCAAACAAGATGAGGTGGTTGGAAATGTAAATAAAATGGGCATATCAAGCATATTAAAGATACTAGTAGAAGAATACTGGAATAAGCCGGTTTATACCAAGGATACATCTGGCAAGTGCATTCGATGTGAGTTTAAATACGCATGCAATGCATGCAATAAAGTAAATATCGAAAAAAGCTGCGAGTACAATTTGGAGGCTGGACTATGGAAGTCAAATTAA